One window of Pleurodeles waltl isolate 20211129_DDA chromosome 3_1, aPleWal1.hap1.20221129, whole genome shotgun sequence genomic DNA carries:
- the MED18 gene encoding mediator of RNA polymerase II transcription subunit 18 codes for MEAPPVSAMPVSGGTINMMEYLLQGSVLDQSLESLLHRLRGLCDNMEPGTFQDHEMVFLLKGQQGSPFVLRARRSMDKPTMPWHLRYLGQPEMGDKSRHALVRNCVDIATSDNLMEFLLEMGFRLDHEFVAQGHIFRRGSMKIVVYKIFRLLVPGSTDSIEALSLSYLVEVSVVAPAGQDVISEEMRNFAEQLKPLVHLEKIDPKRVM; via the exons ATGGAGGCCCCACCTGTATCTGCGATGCCAGTATCTGGAGGTACCATTAACATGATGGAATATTTACTACAAG GGAGTGTCTTGGATCAAAGCCTGGAGAGCCTCCTGCACCGACTTCGTGGCCTTTGTGATAACATGGAGCCTGGAACTTTCCAAGACCATGAGATGGTCTTCCTGCTGAagggccagcagggcagtccttttgttCTGCGGGCTAGGCGCTCCATGGATAAACCAACTATGCCCTGGCACCTCCGCTATCTGGGTCAGCCTGAGATGGGGGACAAGAGCCGGCATGCACTGGTGCGCAACTGTGTGGACATTGCCACATCGGACAACTTGATGGAGTTCTTGCTGGAGATGGGCTTCCGCCTAGATCATGAGTTTGTGGCCCAGGGTCATATCTTCCGACGGGGCAGTATGAAGATAGTGGTGTACAAGATCTTCCGCTTGCTAGTTCCGGGGAGCACAGACAGCATTGAGGCACTTTCCCTCTCATATCTGGTGGAAGTGAGTGTGGTGGCCCCTGCTGGGCAAGATGTCATCTCAGAGGAGATGCGTAACTTTGCAGAGCAGCTGAAACCTCTTGTTCACCTTGAGAAGATTGACCCCAAAAGAGTAATGTAA